In Zunongwangia profunda SM-A87, the following proteins share a genomic window:
- the alr gene encoding alanine racemase, whose protein sequence is MPKAQETVLEIDLKSLEHNYQYLRSKVEPTVKMMAVVKAFAYGSDSVTIAAKLEKAGIDHFAVAYTKEGETLRAGGIEKPVLVLHPQPHNLTLLIDNCLTPSLYSKHILTEFIKTAEALKLKEYPVHININTGLNRLGFGLEEIDQVITLFKNTLAVRLVGIYSHLAASEDLAEKEFTQGQIETFKKASGKILKAFDHKIMRHLCNTSGILNYPEATFDMVRTGIGLYGYGNSAQEDKKLKPVGTLKTIISQIHNIKAEESVGYNRAFIAKRDTTTATLPIGHADGISRIYGKQKTAVLINDKEAPIIGNVCMDMIMVDVTGIECKEGDQVIIFGKERSAEKLANNAGTISYELITSISQRVKRLIID, encoded by the coding sequence ATGCCTAAAGCCCAGGAAACGGTTCTAGAAATAGACCTTAAATCTTTAGAACACAATTACCAGTATTTACGTTCTAAAGTTGAACCAACGGTAAAAATGATGGCCGTTGTAAAAGCATTTGCCTATGGAAGCGATTCGGTTACCATTGCTGCTAAGCTTGAAAAAGCAGGGATCGATCATTTTGCAGTTGCTTATACTAAAGAAGGTGAAACACTTAGAGCTGGCGGAATAGAAAAGCCGGTTCTGGTTTTACATCCACAACCGCATAACTTAACGCTCCTTATCGATAACTGCCTTACGCCAAGTTTATACAGTAAGCACATTTTAACCGAATTTATTAAAACTGCCGAAGCATTAAAACTTAAGGAGTATCCCGTACACATTAACATCAATACAGGATTAAATCGATTGGGTTTTGGTTTAGAAGAAATTGATCAGGTCATCACCCTTTTTAAAAACACCCTGGCGGTGAGGCTGGTAGGAATATATTCCCATTTAGCAGCTAGCGAAGATCTTGCCGAAAAAGAATTCACTCAGGGCCAGATTGAGACTTTTAAAAAAGCTTCAGGAAAAATCTTAAAAGCTTTTGATCATAAAATCATGCGCCATTTATGCAATACTTCAGGGATTTTAAATTATCCTGAAGCTACTTTCGATATGGTACGTACAGGCATTGGTTTATACGGCTACGGAAATTCTGCTCAAGAAGATAAGAAATTAAAACCCGTAGGAACTTTAAAAACAATAATATCCCAGATTCATAATATCAAAGCCGAAGAAAGTGTTGGTTATAACCGCGCTTTTATAGCCAAAAGAGATACCACTACGGCAACTCTCCCAATTGGTCATGCAGATGGGATAAGCAGGATCTACGGAAAACAAAAAACCGCGGTACTGATTAATGATAAAGAAGCTCCGATAATTGGAAATGTATGTATGGACATGATTATGGTTGATGTAACAGGTATTGAATGTAAAGAAGGAGACCAGGTCATCATTTTTGGTAAAGAAAGGAGTGCCGAAAAATTAGCTAATAATGCAGGAACCATCTCTTATGAGCTCATTACTTCTATCTCACAAAGAGTTAAAAGACTTATAATTGATTAG
- a CDS encoding SDR family NAD(P)-dependent oxidoreductase, with protein MDYQLKDKKVFISGSTKGIGLATAKTLAKEGAEVVINGRSQESMEQAISSITSEINSAKISGIACDFSKKDQVDSLIEKLGKVDILINNVGIFNPKDFFEIPDEEWKDFYEVNVLSGVRLSKALLPKMLAQDWGRIIFISSESGLNIPVEMIHYGMTKTAQLSISRGIAEITKGTNVTVNSVLPGPTYSEGVKDMVDAENNDKKEIENEFFETQRPSSLIQRFADPQEVANMIAYVASPLSSATNGASLRVDGGVVKYI; from the coding sequence ATGGATTATCAGCTAAAAGACAAAAAAGTATTTATTTCAGGATCAACTAAAGGCATTGGGCTGGCTACTGCGAAAACCCTGGCCAAAGAAGGTGCTGAAGTCGTCATTAACGGGCGATCACAAGAAAGTATGGAACAAGCGATCTCAAGCATTACTAGCGAAATCAACAGTGCTAAAATCTCTGGAATTGCCTGCGATTTTTCGAAAAAAGATCAAGTAGATAGCCTCATTGAAAAACTTGGCAAAGTCGATATTCTTATCAATAATGTGGGCATTTTTAATCCGAAAGACTTTTTTGAAATTCCCGATGAAGAATGGAAAGATTTTTATGAAGTAAATGTACTTAGTGGCGTTCGACTTTCGAAAGCTTTACTCCCAAAAATGTTAGCGCAAGATTGGGGAAGAATCATCTTTATTTCCAGTGAAAGTGGGTTGAACATTCCGGTAGAAATGATTCATTATGGAATGACCAAAACCGCACAACTTTCCATTTCTAGAGGAATTGCCGAAATTACCAAAGGCACTAATGTCACCGTCAATAGTGTTTTACCCGGCCCAACCTATTCTGAAGGCGTAAAAGATATGGTAGATGCCGAAAATAATGACAAAAAGGAAATAGAAAATGAGTTTTTTGAAACTCAGCGCCCCAGTTCATTAATCCAACGCTTTGCAGATCCGCAGGAAGTCGCCAATATGATTGCTTATGTTGCAAGTCCACTTTCCTCTGCAACCAATGGAGCAAGTTTACGGGTTGATGGCGGAGTGGTGAAGTATATTTAA
- a CDS encoding uracil-DNA glycosylase family protein — protein MQDLLKEIRACDVCREHLPLGPRPIIEAVKNSKIILISQAPGRVVHQSGVAWKDQSGKKLREWLDVGEETFYNPANFAILPMGFCYPGKGKTGDLPPRKECAPLWHHQVFEHLESVQLKILIGSYASNYYLPKSRYKNLTEKVSNFDEFLPEFLPLPHPSPVNRFWRIKNPWFEKEMIPKIQHLIAGILQ, from the coding sequence ATGCAGGATTTGCTAAAGGAAATACGCGCTTGCGATGTTTGCCGGGAGCATTTGCCATTAGGGCCACGACCGATTATAGAAGCAGTAAAAAATTCGAAGATTATTTTGATTAGTCAGGCGCCTGGCCGCGTGGTACATCAATCGGGGGTTGCCTGGAAAGATCAAAGCGGTAAAAAGTTACGAGAATGGCTTGATGTAGGTGAAGAAACTTTCTACAATCCTGCTAATTTTGCCATTCTTCCTATGGGTTTTTGCTATCCCGGCAAGGGTAAAACCGGAGATTTACCGCCACGAAAAGAATGTGCTCCACTTTGGCATCATCAGGTTTTTGAACACTTAGAAAGTGTACAGCTTAAAATATTAATTGGCTCGTATGCTTCTAACTATTATTTGCCAAAATCCAGATATAAAAATTTAACCGAAAAAGTGTCGAATTTTGATGAATTTTTACCTGAGTTCTTGCCATTGCCACATCCTTCACCGGTAAACCGGTTTTGGCGGATTAAAAATCCCTGGTTTGAAAAAGAAATGATTCCCAAAATACAACATCTTATTGCTGGAATATTACAATAA
- a CDS encoding ankyrin repeat domain-containing protein encodes MKKSIFTFALALVLTSGIATASEAHPSLSNSSEYPVEKLAALNLNSLCKAIIAGNYDMVTQLIQMGEDINQKSLGKTPAMYAARYNKADILSLLIEKGADLSVKSDQEKQTAEEFAVNSNAKETIEVLKKAGRK; translated from the coding sequence ATGAAAAAATCAATTTTTACATTCGCCTTAGCACTTGTTCTTACTTCTGGAATTGCAACTGCATCTGAAGCTCATCCTTCTTTATCAAATTCATCTGAATATCCTGTTGAAAAACTAGCTGCGCTTAATTTAAACTCACTTTGCAAAGCCATAATTGCAGGCAATTATGATATGGTAACCCAGTTAATTCAAATGGGAGAAGACATCAACCAAAAATCTTTAGGAAAAACACCGGCAATGTATGCCGCTCGCTACAATAAAGCCGACATTTTATCGCTCTTGATTGAGAAAGGAGCTGATCTTTCTGTAAAGTCTGATCAGGAAAAGCAAACTGCTGAAGAATTTGCTGTGAACTCGAATGCAAAAGAAACCATCGAAGTCTTAAAAAAAGCAGGTAGAAAATAA
- a CDS encoding aspartate-semialdehyde dehydrogenase, which translates to MKVAVVGATGMVGQVMLKVLAERDFPITELLPVASEKSVGKKVTYKDKEYTIISLADAVAAKPEIAIFSAGGGTSLEWAPKFAENGTTVVDNSSAWRMDPTKKLVIPEINASELTKEDKIIANPNCSTIQLLMALKPLHDKYTIKRAVVSTYQSITGTGVKAVQQLENEYEDKEGEMAYPYPIHRNALPHCDVFQDNGYTKEEMKLTNETKKILGDDSVSVTATAIRIPVVGGHSESVNLEFENDFEESEVRKILNDFPGVTVQDNPDTNTYPMPIYAEGKNDVFVGRIRRDYSQPNSLNLWVVADNLRKGAATNAVQIAEYLIENKLV; encoded by the coding sequence ATGAAAGTAGCAGTTGTTGGCGCTACCGGAATGGTAGGGCAGGTTATGTTAAAAGTACTAGCCGAAAGAGATTTTCCTATAACCGAATTATTACCGGTTGCATCAGAAAAATCTGTTGGAAAGAAAGTAACCTATAAGGATAAAGAGTACACTATTATTAGCCTTGCTGATGCTGTTGCTGCTAAACCAGAAATCGCTATTTTTTCTGCCGGTGGAGGGACATCATTAGAATGGGCACCAAAATTTGCCGAAAATGGAACTACCGTAGTAGATAACTCTTCAGCATGGAGAATGGATCCTACCAAAAAACTAGTTATTCCTGAAATTAACGCTTCTGAATTAACAAAAGAAGATAAGATTATCGCCAACCCTAACTGTTCTACAATTCAGTTATTAATGGCTTTAAAACCGCTACACGATAAATACACTATTAAACGCGCCGTAGTTTCTACTTACCAATCGATCACCGGGACCGGAGTAAAAGCGGTTCAGCAATTGGAAAACGAATACGAAGATAAAGAAGGTGAAATGGCTTATCCTTATCCAATTCATCGTAATGCTCTACCACATTGTGACGTTTTCCAGGATAATGGATACACTAAAGAAGAGATGAAACTTACCAATGAAACTAAAAAAATCTTAGGAGATGATTCTGTTTCGGTAACGGCTACTGCAATCCGCATTCCTGTTGTTGGGGGGCATAGTGAATCTGTAAATCTTGAGTTTGAAAATGATTTTGAAGAAAGTGAGGTTCGTAAAATTTTAAATGATTTCCCAGGTGTTACCGTTCAGGATAATCCAGATACCAACACCTATCCAATGCCAATTTATGCTGAAGGTAAAAATGATGTTTTTGTTGGTAGAATTCGTCGTGATTATTCGCAACCAAATTCACTTAACCTATGGGTTGTTGCAGATAATTTAAGAAAAGGAGCTGCAACTAACGCCGTTCAAATCGCAGAATATCTTATTGAAAATAAACTGGTTTAA
- the mscL gene encoding large conductance mechanosensitive channel protein MscL encodes MSFYSDFKKFIMKGDIVALATAVVMGAAFKTIVDSVVKDVITPIIGVLTGGTDFTRKFIALDGQAYASLAEAQEAKAAVITYGNLIQAIINFLIVALFIFLFLRAYEKTKKKEDPKPVAAPKGPTQEELLAQIRDELKKQNGTATE; translated from the coding sequence ATGAGCTTTTATTCAGACTTCAAGAAGTTTATAATGAAAGGAGACATCGTTGCCCTTGCTACAGCTGTAGTGATGGGGGCGGCTTTTAAAACCATTGTAGACTCTGTTGTAAAAGATGTGATTACCCCAATTATTGGTGTACTTACGGGCGGGACCGATTTTACCCGAAAATTTATCGCTTTAGATGGCCAGGCTTATGCCAGCCTTGCAGAAGCACAGGAAGCTAAAGCCGCAGTGATCACCTATGGTAATCTAATACAGGCGATTATCAATTTTCTAATCGTTGCATTATTTATATTTTTGTTCTTAAGAGCATACGAAAAAACAAAGAAAAAAGAAGATCCAAAGCCTGTTGCAGCTCCAAAAGGTCCTACTCAGGAAGAGCTTTTAGCACAAATTAGGGATGAGCTTAAAAAGCAAAACGGCACTGCTACAGAATAA
- a CDS encoding DoxX family protein gives MSNHQLAFLLARITLGINLFLHGFVRIPKLEVFVNGLTQGFEGTMLPLVLVTIVAYAIPFIEVVLGIFILLGIYSKKALAAAAIFIMLLITGCAFKEDWSAIGTQMLYALFIFFLLKNLEYEVWTVKKSRND, from the coding sequence ATGTCTAACCACCAACTCGCTTTTCTATTAGCCAGGATTACTTTGGGAATCAATCTTTTCCTGCACGGATTTGTTCGAATCCCCAAACTGGAAGTCTTTGTAAACGGACTCACACAGGGTTTTGAAGGCACTATGCTTCCGCTCGTATTAGTAACAATCGTGGCCTACGCTATTCCTTTTATTGAGGTAGTACTGGGGATTTTTATTCTCTTAGGTATATATAGTAAAAAAGCACTGGCTGCCGCAGCTATTTTTATAATGCTACTCATTACCGGTTGTGCCTTTAAGGAAGATTGGAGCGCAATTGGTACACAAATGCTTTACGCGTTATTCATATTTTTTCTTTTGAAGAATCTGGAATATGAAGTTTGGACAGTGAAGAAGAGTAGGAATGATTAG
- a CDS encoding dihydrolipoyl dehydrogenase family protein: MGIEEFDVFVIGTGTAGKGVAKDCAEAGWKVAIADNREYGGTCPNRGCDPKKVLVGITEIIERSQNMLGLGISKMPEVNWEDLQKFKYKFTGAIPAATEKDLAALGIKMYHQSPKFLDENTLSVEGKTVKTKKIVIATGNKPMPLKIPGAELMLNSDDFLELEKLPESMIFIGAGYIGMEFAHIAARLGVEVTVIDTEPRPLSNFDEDMVAHLTEASEAIGIKFIFNAKASKVEKLRKYLRVTAETKNGEEISAKAELIFNTAGRVPSIDELELEKGNVAFTNKGITVNEHLQNTSNPSVYACGDVSDSEGLPLTPLSSQESRVVSANLLGKYNKTEAHYPPQPSVVFTLPNVASVGLSEQQAKERGFDYVVKHKSVPSWFNSKRIANQHYAFKVIKDKETEKVLGAHLVGPDAGEMINMFVMAMCGGLSCHDLKAMIFAYPTWSNDIKGMT, from the coding sequence ATGGGAATAGAAGAATTTGATGTTTTTGTAATCGGTACCGGAACTGCCGGAAAAGGCGTAGCCAAAGATTGCGCCGAAGCCGGCTGGAAAGTAGCCATAGCCGATAATCGAGAATATGGCGGCACCTGCCCCAATCGAGGTTGCGATCCAAAAAAGGTATTGGTAGGAATTACTGAAATTATCGAGCGTTCCCAGAATATGCTGGGATTGGGAATTTCTAAAATGCCCGAAGTAAACTGGGAAGATTTACAGAAATTCAAGTATAAATTTACAGGTGCTATTCCCGCAGCTACCGAAAAAGATTTGGCTGCTCTTGGCATCAAGATGTATCATCAATCTCCTAAATTTTTAGACGAAAACACGCTTTCGGTAGAAGGGAAAACGGTAAAGACCAAAAAAATCGTAATCGCCACTGGTAATAAACCAATGCCGCTTAAAATTCCGGGAGCAGAATTAATGCTGAATAGCGATGATTTCCTAGAATTGGAAAAGCTTCCTGAATCGATGATTTTTATTGGTGCCGGCTATATTGGGATGGAATTCGCTCATATTGCCGCTAGACTCGGTGTGGAAGTTACCGTGATCGATACCGAACCCAGACCACTTTCAAATTTTGATGAAGATATGGTGGCGCATCTTACCGAAGCTTCCGAAGCTATTGGTATCAAATTTATATTCAATGCGAAAGCTTCAAAAGTAGAAAAACTTAGGAAATACCTTCGGGTGACTGCAGAAACGAAAAACGGAGAAGAAATTTCTGCAAAAGCAGAACTGATTTTTAATACTGCCGGACGTGTCCCTTCCATTGACGAATTAGAATTAGAAAAAGGGAACGTAGCTTTTACCAATAAAGGAATTACCGTAAATGAGCATCTACAAAACACCAGCAATCCAAGTGTTTATGCTTGCGGAGATGTTTCCGATAGTGAAGGATTACCGCTTACACCACTTTCTTCCCAGGAATCGCGGGTGGTTTCAGCGAACCTTTTAGGGAAATATAATAAAACCGAAGCGCATTATCCACCGCAACCTTCTGTAGTGTTTACACTGCCCAACGTGGCCTCCGTAGGACTTTCAGAACAACAAGCTAAAGAAAGAGGATTTGATTATGTAGTAAAGCATAAATCGGTACCCAGCTGGTTCAATTCTAAGCGTATTGCCAATCAGCACTATGCGTTTAAAGTGATTAAAGACAAAGAAACCGAAAAAGTTCTTGGCGCTCATCTGGTAGGTCCAGATGCCGGAGAAATGATTAATATGTTTGTAATGGCAATGTGTGGCGGTCTTTCCTGCCACGACCTAAAAGCGATGATTTTTGCATACCCGACTTGGAGTAATGATATTAAGGGAATGACGTAG
- the ade gene encoding adenine deaminase produces MKIIKGQLVDIENQRIFPAEVHLKNKKIVAIRECEHNEKQFIMPGFIDAHIHIESSMLVPSEFARVASIHGTVATVSDPHEIANVLGIDGVNFMIENAKKVPLKFHFGAPSCVPATTFETAGAVIDAQAIKALMQSPDIFYLAEMMNYPGVLHDDPEVLEKIKWAQHFKKPVDGHAPGLRGKDAEKYVKAGISTDHECFTYEEAKEKLELGMNVIIREGSAAKNFEALIDLLPHYYHSMMFCSDDKHPDDLVLGHINQLCKRAVAKGIDIFKVLQVACINPVKHYNLNVGLLREGDAADFIVVNDLTNFKVLKTYIDGEIVAENGQSHIPSVAFKTPNNFNITEKSPKDFQLKAQTDLVRVIEALDGELISNEIEGSAILEAGSLSSNIKHDILKISVVNRYQEKSPSVAFIKNFGLKKGAIASSVGHDSHNIIAVGTTDKEICNAVNLIIKNKGGICAVNDDNEKSLPLPVAGIMSNKDAWETGKLYQEIDIMAKDLGSTLKAPFMTLSFMALLVIPDLKLSDKGLFSGKKFEFVKVVF; encoded by the coding sequence ATGAAGATCATTAAAGGACAGTTGGTTGATATCGAGAATCAAAGGATTTTTCCTGCAGAAGTTCACCTTAAAAATAAAAAGATCGTCGCAATTAGAGAATGTGAACATAATGAAAAGCAATTTATTATGCCTGGATTTATCGATGCACATATTCATATTGAAAGCTCGATGCTTGTCCCTTCTGAATTTGCTCGTGTAGCCAGTATTCATGGTACGGTAGCGACGGTTTCAGATCCGCACGAAATCGCCAATGTGCTTGGTATTGATGGGGTTAACTTTATGATCGAAAATGCTAAAAAAGTGCCTTTAAAATTCCATTTTGGAGCACCAAGTTGTGTCCCGGCGACTACTTTTGAAACGGCCGGAGCGGTAATCGATGCACAAGCGATTAAAGCGTTAATGCAGTCTCCTGATATATTTTATCTGGCAGAAATGATGAATTATCCCGGAGTTTTACATGACGATCCCGAGGTGTTGGAAAAAATAAAATGGGCGCAGCATTTTAAAAAACCTGTTGATGGGCATGCACCCGGACTTCGCGGAAAAGATGCCGAGAAATATGTAAAAGCAGGAATTAGTACCGATCACGAATGTTTTACCTACGAGGAGGCAAAAGAAAAATTAGAATTAGGAATGAACGTGATTATCAGGGAAGGTAGCGCCGCAAAAAACTTTGAAGCTCTTATCGATCTCTTACCCCACTATTACCATAGTATGATGTTTTGCTCTGACGATAAGCATCCAGACGATTTGGTTTTAGGACATATTAATCAGCTTTGTAAGCGGGCGGTGGCTAAAGGAATTGATATTTTTAAGGTTTTACAAGTAGCCTGTATTAATCCCGTAAAACATTATAACCTAAATGTTGGTTTGCTGAGAGAAGGTGACGCAGCCGACTTTATCGTAGTGAATGATCTCACTAATTTTAAAGTATTAAAAACTTATATCGACGGAGAAATTGTTGCCGAAAACGGCCAATCTCATATCCCATCTGTAGCTTTTAAAACACCCAATAATTTTAATATTACTGAAAAATCACCTAAAGACTTCCAATTAAAAGCCCAAACCGATTTGGTAAGAGTGATCGAAGCATTAGATGGTGAATTAATTTCTAATGAAATTGAAGGCAGCGCCATTTTAGAAGCGGGATCACTTTCCTCGAATATCAAGCATGATATTTTAAAAATTTCAGTGGTAAACCGCTATCAAGAAAAGTCTCCTTCTGTAGCATTTATTAAAAATTTCGGACTTAAAAAAGGAGCCATCGCAAGCTCGGTTGGGCATGATTCTCATAATATAATCGCAGTTGGAACTACTGATAAAGAAATTTGTAATGCCGTAAACCTCATCATTAAAAACAAAGGAGGGATTTGTGCTGTTAACGATGATAACGAAAAATCACTGCCATTACCAGTTGCTGGGATTATGAGCAACAAGGATGCATGGGAAACGGGAAAATTATACCAGGAAATAGACATAATGGCGAAAGATTTAGGAAGTACATTAAAAGCTCCGTTTATGACTTTGTCCTTTATGGCCTTATTAGTAATACCAGATCTTAAATTATCGGATAAAGGTTTATTTAGTGGTAAAAAATTTGAGTTTGTAAAGGTTGTTTTTTAA
- a CDS encoding thymidine kinase, with amino-acid sequence MFLENTVNHEEQFGWIEVICGSMFSGKTEELIRRLKRAQFAKQNVEIFKPAVDTRYDEEMVVSHDANEIRSTPVPSASNIRLLADGCDVVGIDEAQFFDDEIVSVCNDLANRGIRVVVAGLDMDFKGNPFGPMPNLMATAEYVTKVHAVCTRTGNLAQYSYRKAINDDLVFLGETEEYEPLSRAAYYKAMNQEKVRRMNVKDAEVIKPNLKEKNA; translated from the coding sequence ATGTTTCTCGAAAATACAGTAAATCACGAAGAGCAATTTGGCTGGATAGAGGTTATTTGCGGTAGTATGTTCTCTGGAAAGACCGAGGAACTTATCCGCCGACTTAAACGAGCCCAATTTGCTAAACAAAACGTTGAAATCTTTAAACCAGCTGTCGATACCCGATACGACGAGGAAATGGTGGTTTCTCATGATGCTAACGAAATTAGGTCTACCCCTGTACCTTCTGCATCCAATATTAGGCTATTGGCCGATGGTTGTGATGTAGTTGGAATAGACGAAGCTCAGTTTTTTGATGATGAAATTGTAAGCGTTTGTAACGATCTTGCTAATAGGGGAATCCGAGTTGTGGTTGCGGGCCTGGATATGGATTTTAAAGGAAATCCTTTTGGTCCCATGCCCAATCTTATGGCTACGGCAGAATATGTAACCAAAGTACATGCCGTTTGTACCCGTACCGGAAACCTTGCCCAATATAGCTACCGAAAAGCCATAAACGACGATTTGGTTTTTCTTGGCGAAACTGAAGAATACGAGCCTTTAAGCAGAGCAGCTTATTACAAAGCGATGAACCAGGAAAAAGTTAGAAGAATGAATGTGAAAGATGCCGAAGTGATAAAGCCTAACTTAAAAGAAAAAAATGCCTAA
- the rsmI gene encoding 16S rRNA (cytidine(1402)-2'-O)-methyltransferase produces MGKLFLVPTPIGNLEDITFRAIKVLKEVDLILAEDTRNSGKLLKHFDIATPMLSHHMHNEHKTVDQLVGRLQAGETFALISDAGTPAISDPGFLLTRACVEAGIQVDCLPGATAFVPALVNSGLPNDKFVFEGFLPVKKGRQTRLKLLAEENRTMIFYESPHKLLKTLSHFIEYFGADRQVSVSREITKLHEETIRGTAEEVLKHYTQKPPKGEIVVIVAGNK; encoded by the coding sequence ATGGGAAAACTTTTTTTGGTTCCCACTCCAATAGGCAATCTTGAAGATATTACTTTTAGAGCTATCAAAGTTTTAAAAGAGGTGGATTTAATTCTTGCCGAAGATACTCGTAATAGCGGTAAATTATTAAAGCATTTTGATATTGCTACACCAATGCTTAGCCATCATATGCACAATGAGCATAAAACGGTAGATCAACTGGTAGGTAGGTTACAGGCTGGTGAAACTTTTGCTTTGATAAGTGATGCGGGCACTCCGGCAATCTCGGATCCCGGATTTTTATTAACGCGTGCTTGTGTAGAAGCAGGGATTCAGGTGGATTGTTTACCGGGAGCTACAGCTTTTGTGCCTGCATTGGTAAATAGTGGACTGCCTAATGATAAATTTGTTTTTGAAGGTTTTCTACCGGTAAAAAAAGGGCGGCAAACGCGATTAAAATTACTTGCCGAAGAAAATCGAACGATGATTTTTTACGAATCGCCCCATAAATTATTAAAAACATTAAGCCATTTTATAGAATATTTTGGTGCTGATAGACAGGTTTCAGTATCACGTGAAATCACCAAACTTCATGAAGAAACTATAAGAGGTACTGCAGAAGAAGTTTTAAAACATTACACGCAAAAACCACCAAAAGGGGAAATTGTAGTTATTGTAGCCGGAAATAAATAA